In Haladaptatus sp. R4, a genomic segment contains:
- a CDS encoding rubrerythrin-like domain-containing protein produces MRDVDYDPTTESEYECPRCGAIVTAAHHPGACDDCNVHLRNRRTPLE; encoded by the coding sequence ATGAGAGATGTAGACTACGACCCGACGACGGAATCGGAGTACGAATGTCCGCGATGTGGCGCTATCGTGACCGCGGCGCATCATCCCGGGGCTTGTGATGACTGTAACGTTCACCTTCGCAACCGACGGACACCACTCGAATGA